One Panicum virgatum strain AP13 chromosome 3N, P.virgatum_v5, whole genome shotgun sequence DNA segment encodes these proteins:
- the LOC120666282 gene encoding very-long-chain aldehyde decarbonylase GL1-10-like: MMPYGTAAEAEAALGRSLTWAESWWFRYSARMPDLWLMWHVALVFFVMYALVPLPLLLLQQLAPAFALKYKLQPQVKQASPIAILRYMRDSTGLVPFIIGPFAAIYSAAFKMLGMRMGLPLPSARETMTQLVVYSLVEDYIDYWLHRFLHTKWGYDKIHYAHHEIRTATGFGASYAELTVYAITIFAGPAIVPCHVTTHWLWFSIRIMVNMDTHSGYDFPFSLSKLIPFYVGAKFHDYHHYAGGQSQSNFSSIFTYCDNLYGTNKGYMYHKGSLLKLKMKEAEHNNVKTRDSSGKED, from the exons ATGATGCCCTATGGCACCGCTgcagaggcggaggcggcacTTGGCCGTTCCTTGACATGGGCAGAGTCCTGGTGGTTCCGGTACTCAGCAAGAATGCCAGACTTGTGGCTCATGTGGCACGTCGCCCTTGTCTTCTTCGTCATGTATGCACTCGTTCCGCTACCCCTCCTGCTTCTCCAGCAGCTCGCGCCAGCATTTGCCTTGAAGTACAAGCTGCAGCCCCAAGTAAAGCAGGCGTCTCCGATCGCCATACTACGGTACATGAGGGACAGCACGGGTCTTGTACCGTTTATCATCGGTCCTTTCGCAGCCATCTACTCCGCTGCATTCAAG ATGTTGGGGATGCGGATGGGGCTTCCGTTACCTTCTGCAAGGGAGACAATGACACAGCTCGTTGTGTACTCCTTGGTGGAGGACTACATAGACTACTGGTTGCATCGCTTTCTGCACACCAAGTGGGGCTACGATAAGATTCACTATGCCCACCACGAGATCAGGACAGCGACGGGCTTCGGTGCATCCTATGCCGAGCTAACCGTGTATGCCATCACTATCTTTGCTGGGCCGGCCATTGTGCCATGTCATGTCACGACGCATTGGCTTTGGTTCTCCATACGCATAATGGTGAACATGGACACACACAGCGG CTACGACTTCCCATTCAGCCTCTCGAAGTTGATCCCATTCTATGTTGGCGCAAAATTTCACGACTACCATCACTATGCGGGAGGACAAAGCCAGAGCAATTTCAGTTCTATTTTCACATACTGCGACAATTTATATGGGACAAACAAA GGCTACATGTACCACAAGGGAAGCCTATTAAAG